One Ahaetulla prasina isolate Xishuangbanna chromosome 1, ASM2864084v1, whole genome shotgun sequence DNA window includes the following coding sequences:
- the LOC131188525 gene encoding lysophosphatidic acid receptor 6-like encodes MTSSNYHNCTRVHGLVFASSYSLIFMIGLLLNSTALYIFIFRDVVRSITTVYMKNLAVCDLLLLVSMPLRIYYYGWQPQLSQPICEMAGLLLLVNMYGSIFFLTCISSDRWMAVRFPLSSWSEAIRRQAKYICVGIWTLSIGGTIPTYFAGKNTPKNSTCCFDEHPQYITNVGISSTMVLCYAITVAVMVTSSYSLLRVFHRSVSVEMELINISKIRLMVVTNVAIFLGCFLPYHLTVLCYLVPWLNGKHSLDLVYRYVLLLSCVNAALDPLVYYFTTETFQRQVPLEPFLRTRASHSDYVEGIMLPGQSLEAQSLPAS; translated from the coding sequence ATGACTTCCAGCAACTACCACAACTGTACCAGGGTACATGGTCTGGTCTTCGCCAGCAGCTACTCACTAATCTTTATGATAGGCCTCCTGCTGAACTCTACAGCTCTGTACATTTTTATCTTCAGAGATGTTGTCCGCTCCATCACCACCGTCTACATGAAGAATCTAGCAGTCTGCGATCTTTTGCTGTTGGTGTCAATGCCTCTGAGGATATACTACTACGGCTGGCAACCCCAGCTATCTCAACCCATATGTGAAATGGCAGGCCTGCTGCTCTTGGTTAACATGTATGGCAGCATTTTCTTTCTGACTTGCATCAGTTCAGACCGTTGGATGGCTGTGCGCTTTCCACTCAGCTCATGGTCAGAGGCCATACGCCGACAAGCCAAATACATCTGTGTAGGTATATGGACCTTAAGTATTGGGGGAACCATTCCCACATACTTTGCTGGCAAGAATACTCCAAAAAACAGCACTTGCTGTTTTGATGAACATCCTCAATATATCACAAATGTTGGTATTTCCAGTACTATGGTGCTATGCTATGCCATTACAGTGGCTGTCATGGTAACTTCCTCTTATAGTTTGCTCCGTGTTTTCCACCGGAGTGTAAGTGTGGAAATGGAGCTGATCAATATATCCAAGATCAGATTAATGGTAGTAACAAATGTGGCCATCTTTCTGGGTTGCTTCTTGCCCTACCATTTGACAGTACTTTGCTATCTTGTACCATGGTTGAATGGAAAGCATTCATTAGATCTTGTGTACAGATATGTCCTGCTCTTGTCCTGTGTGAATGCTGCCCTAGATCCTCTGGTCTATTATTTTACCACTGAGACCTTCCAACGTCAAGTACCCCTAGAGCCCTTTCTTAGGACCAGGGCTTCCCATAGTGACTATGTGGAAGGAATAatgctgcctggccagtccttgGAAGCACAATCTCTCCCAGCATCTTGA